One Setaria italica strain Yugu1 chromosome II, Setaria_italica_v2.0, whole genome shotgun sequence DNA segment encodes these proteins:
- the LOC106804162 gene encoding uncharacterized protein LOC106804162, translating to MSDLGPLSFYLGIEVHQDDSGIMLRQTAYTKRVVELVGLTDCNPALTPMEERLKLSHDSLTEEVDATQYRHLVGSLRYLAHTRSDLAFSVGYVSRFMQRPTTKHQQAVKRIIHYIAGTLDHGLFYPRCPGAAHFFEYSDSDHAGNIDTSKSTSGILFFLRKCLVSWQLVKQQVVALSSYEAEYIAASTASTQALWLARLLSDLLGRDAEAVELRVDSKSALALAKNPVF from the coding sequence ATGAGTGACCtggggcctctctccttctacctggggatcgaggtgcaccaggACGACTCCGGGATCATGCTTCGACAGACCGCCTACACCAAGCGCGTCGTAGAGCTAGTTGGGCTCACCGACTGCAACCCAGCTCTCACTCcaatggaggagaggctgaagctgagTCACGATAGCTTGACGGAGGAGGTAGACGCTACGCAGTATCGGCAtcttgtggggagccttcgctaCCTCGCCCACACACGGTCGGACTTGGCATTCTCCGTCGGCTACGTCAGTCGGTTCATGCAGCGACCGACGACGAAGCACCAGCAGGCCGTGAAGAGGATCATCCACTACATTGCGGGGACTCTCGATCACGGTCTCTTCTACCCGAGGTGTCCCGGGGCAGCACACTTCTTCGAGTATAGCGACAGCGACCACGCCGGCAacatcgacaccagcaagagcacgagcgggattctcttcttcctccgcaAGTGCCTCGTTAGCTGGCAGTtggtcaagcagcaggtggtggcctTGTCCAGCTATGAGGCTGAGTACATAGCGGCTTCCACCGCTTCAACTCAGGCGCTCTGGCTCGCTCGGCTGCTTAGTGATCTCCTTGGCAGAGACGCTGAAGCAGTGGAGCTTAGGGTGGACAGCAAGTCTGCTCTGGCTCTGGCAAAGAACCCCGTTTTCTAA